GCCGCGCTCGAACTTGAGCCGGCTCCAGGCCCCCTTGCCGTGGATCGCGAAGATGATCTCCTTGAACCCGCCCTGCCCGGTCGGGTGGCTGTCGATGATCTCGACTCGCCACCCGCGCCGCTCGGCGTACCTCGCGTACATCCGCGCGAGATCGGCGGCGAAGAGCGCGGCTTCGTCGCCGCCCGCCCCCGCCCGGATCTCGCAGAAGACGCTCTTCTCGTCGGCGGGATCCTTGGGCAGGAGGAGACTCTTGAGCTGTCGCTCGAGCTCCGCCTCCCGGGCGCGCAGCGTCAAGAGCTCGGCCTCGGCCAGCTCATGAAGCTCGGCATCCCCGTCCTCTCCCAGGATGTGCTGGGCTTCCTCGATTCGGGCCAGAACGGTCTTGTACTCGCCGAAGGCGGTGACGACCTCCTCGAGGTCGGCGCGGGCCTTGGCCAGCCGGGCGTATTCCGCCCGCGCGCCTCCCTGCTGGGCGGAGGCCGACTCGGCGAGCTGGCGACCCAGCTGTTCGTACCGGCTCTCGATCTGTCGGAGCTTGTCGAACACGTCAGTTCACGGGCCTCAGTCCCTCGCAGGAATCATGCGAACGCGCGCGGGCGGGCATAGCAGGAAAGGAATCGCCGGGGACCGATGGGACACCGGGGCCCGCGGCCGACCCGTAGGCCCACGCGGCAAGCGTGCCGGACACCCGCCGGGCGGGCGCCGTGATCGCGGCTCGCCCTACGCCTGCTGCTTTCGGCCGTATTTGCGCTGAAAGCGCTCGACCCGCCCCGCGGTGTCCACCAGCTTCTGCTTGCCCGTGAAGAATGGGTGACACTTCGAGCAGATCTCGACCCGGATGTTGGGTCGCGTGGACCGGGTGTGGATGACCTCCCCGCAGGCGCAGGTGATGGTGGTCTCGACGTACTCGGGATGGATCGCGGCCTTCACGCAAGTCCTCCTCGGGAAAGGACGAATGAGAACCCCATCATGTTACCACAGGTGTCCGGCCCCGGCAAGCTGAAGGGCGACGAGCGACGCGACGCCGAGCCGCGCCAGGAGTGCGAGGTGGGGGACCCACCACGCGGGTTACCGAAGCGCCACGACGGGGGGGCATCGGGTGGGTCTTTCGAGACCCCCCCGAAATGACCTAGCCCAGGCTCGACATCGAGTTCAGGAACTCCTTGTTGGTCTTGGTCATCTTGAGCTTGTCGAGCAGGAGCTCCATGGCCTCGACGGGGTTGAGCTGGGACAGCGCCTTCCGCAGGAGCCAGATGCGCTGGAGGTCGTCCTTCTCGATGAGCAACTCTTCCTTGCGGGTGCCGGACTGCTCGAGGTTGATCGTCGGGAACACACGCTTGTCCATGAGCCGGCGGTCCAGGTGGACCTCCATGTTGCCGGTCCCCTTGAACTCCTCGAAGATCACGTCGTCCATCCGGCTGCCCGTGTCGATGATGGCCGTGGCCAGGATCGTCAGGCTGCCGCCTTCCTCGATGTTCCGGGCGGTGGCGAAGAACCGCCGGGGCCGCTGGAGGGCGTTGGCGTCCAGGCCGCCCGACAGGACCTTGCCCGAGGGCGGGATGACGGCGTTGTGGGCCCGGGAGAAGCGCGTGATCGAATCCAGGAGGATCACGACGTCCTTCTTGTGCTCGACGAGGCGCTTGGCCTTCTCGACGACCATGTCGGCCACCTGGACGTGTCGGGCGGGTGGCTCGTCGAAGGTCGAGGAGATTACCTCGCCCTTGACGTTCCGCTGCATGTCGGTGACCTCCTCGGGCCGCTCGTCGATGAGCAGGACGATGAGATAGATCTCCGGATGGTTCTTCGCAATCGCGTTGGCGATGGCCTGCAGCAGCATGGTCTTGCCGGTCCGGGGGGCGGCCACGATGAGCCCCCGCTGCCCCTTGCCGATCGGGGTCAACAGATCCATGACCCGCGTCGAGAGGTCCTCGGAATCGTGCTCCAGCCGGATCCGCTCCATCGGGTAGAGCGGGGTCAGGTTGTCGAACAGGATCTTGTCCTTGGCCGCTTCGGGGGACTCGTAGTTGATCGCCTCGACCTTCAGCAGCGCGAAATAGCGCTCGGAGTCCTTGGGCGGCCGGACCTGCCCGGAGATGGTGTCCCCGGTCCGGAGGTCGAACCGGCGGATCTGGGAGGGGGAGACGTAGATGTCGTCCGGTCCTGGCAGGTAGTTGTAGTCCGGAGCCCGGAGGAACCCGAAGCCGTCGGGCAGGACCTCGAGCACCCCTTCGGCGAAGATGAGCCCGTCACGCTCGGCCTGGGACTGCAGGATCTTGAAGATCAGCTCCTGCTTGCGCAGCCCGGAGATTCCCTGAATACCCAGGTCACGGGCGATCGCGTTGAGCTCCGGGATTGCCTTTTCCTTGAGCTCGGTCAGATTCATCCCGCCAGTACTGGGTGCCACAGGGTTGCCTCCTTCTCTACGATCCGGCGAGTCGTGACCGGGACGACCCGCTCCCGGATTGGGGGGAATGGGACGACGGGGCCGGCGAGGAGGTGGGGGTGTGCTCACGGCTGTAAATCGCTCCTTTGAGATACCGCGTGGCGAGGATCGTCAGGGGATTACGGCGTCAAGCTCAGTCCGTCCATGTATAACACTCGCCATGCGAGCTTGTCAATAAACTTCCCGGGGGCCCGCTGGGGCGTGAGCCCCAGGACCGGACGCACCAAGCGCCTCGTGCTTCCGGGTCAACCACACGCGGTTCCGACACTTCGTCCGAAGACTTACAGCCGCTCGACGATAAGAGCCTTTTCACGCAGGCGCTGCACCCACTCGTCGAAGCGCGCCTGGGCCTTGCGCTGCAGCAGGATGTCGCGGGCCTGCTGGCGTAGCTGGGCGAGCATCTCCGGCGTCACCTCCTCCCGATCCTCCAGCTTGAAGAGGTGATACCCGGCCGCCGACCGGACGGGCTCGGTGACCTCGCCCTTGCCCAGTCTGAGGATCGGCTCCTCGAAGAGCGCCTGAAGCTCGCCGCGACGGAGCCACCCCAGGTCGCCCCCGGCGGCCGCCGACCCATCCTTCGAGTACTCCTGGGCCAGCTCCGCAAAGTCCGCCCCGTTCCGCAGCCGGACCGCCAGGGCCTCGGCTTCGGCCTTGGCGCGCTCCCAGGCCGCCCCCGAATCGGGCGGCTCGGCCAGCACGGCGATATGGCGCGGGCGGTACTTGAGGTCGTGTTCGAGCTTGTCGCGGTTGGCGGCCACGTAGGCGTCCACTTCCGATTCGGTCACGTTGGCCCGGCGGGTGACGCGCCGGCTCCGGATCTTCTGGACCATGAGCTGGTCGCGCATCTCCCGCCGGAGCCCCTCCCAGGTGAGTCCCTGACCCCGGAGCTGCTCCTCGATCTGCGGCCGGTCTCCGCCGTTCTTGCGCACGAAGTCGTCGAGCGTCTGCTGGACTTCTTCGTCGGTCACCTCGACTTTCTCGCGGCGCGCCTCCTGCACCTGGAGCCGGTGTTCCACCATCCGCGTGAGCACCTTCTGCTGGAGCTCGAGCACCGCCGTCGACGTGGCGGGCGCCGCCTCCTTGGTCTCCCGGAGGTAGAGGATCAGGGCCTCCTGGAGTTCGGACATCATGATGACGTCCTCGTTCACGACGGCCACGACGCGGTCGACCACCGACTGGTCCGGCGGCACTGCTGGAGCGGCGGCGGCGGGAAGCAGGAGCGAGCCGCTGGTCGCCGGCACGGGTGGCAGGGCGGGGGGCGTGCCCCGGCACCCGGCCAGGGCGCCCACGAGCGCGAGAGCCGTCAGCCAGCGAAGCCAGTGCCTCATGCGAGCTCCCTCCAGCCCGTCAGGCGAGCTCCGTCAGCAGTCTCAGCAGCGCCGCGTGCGTATCGCGCCAGGGCGCGGCCGGGACGGTCGCCTCCAGGACGAACTCGCGGACCAGCCGGAGGCGCTTCGGCTGGGCGCGCAGCAGCGTGAGCAATCGCGCGGGCGTGACCGCCGTGCCCGGGGCGAAGGTGACGAGTGCGCGGCCGCCCCGAACCTCCAGCTTCTCGATCCGCAGCGCCTTGGCCGTGACCCGGAGCACCACCACGTCGAGCAGCTGCTGGGCCGCGGCAGGGAGCGGTCCGAATCGGTCCTTGAGCTCGGCCCGCACTTCCTCGACCTCGACCTGGCGGCGGGCGCCGGCCAGCCGCTTGTAGAGGCCGAGACGCTGGGCCGCCTCCGGCACGTAGTGCTCCGGCAGGTACGCGGCCGCCTCCACCGTCACCACCGGGTCCAGCTCTTCTTCGACGGGCTCCCCCTTGAGCTCGCGAACCGCCTGGTCCAGGAGCTTCAGGTAGAGATCGAATCCGACGGCCTCGATCTGACCGTGCTGCTCGGCCCCCAGCAGGTTGCCGGCGCCGCGGATCTCGAGGTCGCGCAGGGCGACCTTCAACCCCGACCCCAGCTCGGTGAGCTCCTGGATCACCCGGAGCCGCTTGGCGGCAGTCTCATCCACGCGCCCGTCGGCCGGGATCAAGAGGTACGCGTAGGCCTGGAGGCGATCGCGTCCCACCCGACCGCGGAGCTGGTAGAGCTGGGCCAGCCCGAGTCGATCCGCGCGGTTGATGACGATCGTGTTCGAGGCCGGGATGTCGAGGCCCGACTCGACGATCGCCGTGGAGACCAGGACGTCGAACTCGCCGGCGACATAGCGGGTCATCGTCCGCTCGAGCTGAGCCTCCGGCATCTGGCCGTGGGCCATCGCGAGGCGGGCCCGCGGGGCGAGGCGCTGGAGAAGTCGGGTCAGCGCGGGCAGGGACTGGATCCGATTGTGGACCACGAACACCTGGCCCCCACGGCTGAGCTCGCGCTCGATCGCGTCCTTGATCACGTGGGTATCGAACCGGCACACGACCGTTTCCACGGACAGCCGGTCGGCCGGCGGGGTCTCGATGACCGAGAGGTCCCGGATCCCCGAGAGCGCCATCGAGAGGGTTCGCGGGATCGGCGTGGCGGTCAGCGTGAGCACGTGCACGGTCTTCCGCAGCTGCTTGAGGCGCTCCTTGTGGGTGACGCCGAACCGGTGCTCCTCGTCCACGACGAGGAGGCCGAGATCCTTGAAGGTCACGTCCTTCGAGAGGAGCCGGTGCGTCCCGATCACCACGTCCACGGTGCCGTTGGCCAGCCCGGCCAGGACCGCCTTCTGCTCTCGCGGTGACCGGAAGCGCGAGAGCATCTCGACCCGCAGCGGATAGGGCGTAAAGCGCTCCCGGAAGGTCGTCGCGTGCTGCTGGGCGAGGATCGTCGTGGGCACCAGCACGGCGACCTGTCGGCCGTCCGTGGCGACCTTCATGGCGGCCCGCATGGCGACCTCGGTCTTGCCGTACCCGACGTCGCCGCAGACGAGCCGGTCCATGGGGCGCGGGCGCTCGAGATCGGCCCGCACCTGGGCGATGGCCTCGAGCTGATCCGGGGTCTCCTCGAACGCGAACGCGGCCTCGAACTCGTGCTGCCAGGGCGTGTCGGGGCCGATGGCGAACCCCTCGAGGACCTGTCGGGCGGCGTAGAGCCGGAGGAGGTCACCGGCGATCTGCCGGACGGAGGCGCGCACCGACTCTTTGGTCTTCTGCCAGCTCGTCCCGCCCAGCTTGTCGATCCGGGCGGGACCCTCCCCGCCGCCGACGTACTTCGAGACCGCTGCCATCCGCTGGACGGGGAGGTAGAGACGGTCCCCTTCGGCGTAGTCGAGCAGGAGATAGTCGGCCTCCTGACGGTCGACGGTCAGGGTCACCAGGCCGCCATACCGTCCGATGCCATGCTCGACGTGGACGACGAGGTCGCCGGGGGCGAGGTCCGTGAACGCGCTGATGCCGCTGCCCCGGTGGTAGGCGGGCTGGCGCCGTGGGGTTCGCCGGGCGCCGAAGAGCTCGGTCTCGGTCAGGCAGACGAGCCCGAGCGCCGGGCACTCGAAGCCCGCGTGGGCACCCCCGATCACCACGGCCAGGGACTCGGGCCCGAGGAGGGCCGGGACGACCGGGGCGTCGAGCTCGTGGTCTCCGAGGATCTCCCGGAGCCGGGCAGCCGTCGGGGCCTCGCCCGCCATGAGCCGGACACGGAAGCCCTCGGCCCGCCAGGCGGCGAGCTCGGCCACGAGCCGGCGGAACTGGCCGCGGAACGTCGCGACCGACCGAGTCTCCAGGCGGAACGCGTCCGGCCCGCCGGTGACCAGGAGCCCGCACTCCACGCGCGGGTGTCCGGCGATGGCGGCGCCGAGATCCGGCTCGTCGGGCGCGGGCTCGAGAAGCTGCGGATCCTCGACGACGCAGACGGCCTCGCGAGGGAGGTAGCCGAGGAGCGTCGCCGCCCCTTCCCCCGGCACCATCGGGAGGACGGCCACGGAGCTCAGCGACTCCGTCGAGCGCTGGCTCGAGGGATCGAAGGCCCGGATCGACTCCACCACGTCGCCGTCGAACTCGAGCCGGACGGGAGTCGGCCGGGTCGGCGAGAAGAGGTCGACGATCCCGCCCCGCACGCTCCACTGCCCGACCTCGCCCACCGTCTGGACCCGCTCGTAGCCCGCCGCCGTCAAGTGGTCCAGCAGGGCGTCGCGGTCGAGAGCGTCCCTGACGGCGATCGTGAGCCGCTGGCGCCCGACGAGGTCGGGCACGGGGAGAGCACCCATCACGCCCCGAGGCGTCGTCACGAGCCAGAGCGGCGCGCCCTGGAGGAGCCGGCCCAGAAGCGCGGCGCGCTCGGCCTCCTCCTCCCGATCGGCGCCGCCGCGCCAGAGGGCGGTGTGGGGGGCCGGAAACGCCGCGATGTCCTCGGGCGCCTTGACGCCGAGCAGGGTCACGAACGCCCGGAGGTCGTCGACGACGCGGGGCACCGCCAGGCCCGCCGGCACCAGGACACACGCCGGCCCATCCGCCGGGAGAAGCCCCGCGAGGGCAAGGGCCTTGGCCGAGCCCCAGAGCCCTTCAAGAACCACCCGGTCGGCGCCCCGGTGGATGGCCTCACGCGCTCGCGCAAGGTCGCCCCACTCGAGGAGCGTCGTGGGAGAGGTCAGCAGCAAGGACACGCGCGGGAATCGGGCGGTCCGAACCGCCCTCTCTTCACGTATACCATCGGCCCGGTCGCCGGGTCAAACTCGTGCGGGGCACTAGCGGCCGCCCTGGGCGAGATGGAAGGAGAGGTTCTCGAGCTCGATCGAGAGGTCGACGTTCTGGAGCCGCACGTCTTTCGGCACGTTGAGCCGGACTGGCGCGAAGTTGAGGATGGCTCGTACCCCCGACGCCACGAGCCGCTCGACGATGCCCTGGGCGGCCTCGGCCGGGACGGCGATCACCGCGATCTGGATGCCGTGCTGCTTGACCACGCGCGGCAGCTCGGCCAGCGGAGCGATCTGCAAGCCGTTCACCGTCCGCCCCGCCTTGCCCGGATCGTCGTCGACGATGGCCGCGATCCGGAAGCCCTGGCGGGTGAACCCCCGGTAGTTGAAGAGCGCCGAGCCGAGGTTCCCGAAGCCCACCAGCACGACCCGCCACTCGCGATCCAGGCCGAGGAGCCGCTGGAGCTCGGCCCGGAGGTTCTGAACGTAGTAACCGATGCCACGGATCCCGAACTCGCCGAAGTAGGCGAGGTCCTTCCGCACCTGGGCGGAGTTGAGATGGAAGCGCTCCGCCAGCTCCTGGGAGGAGATGGTCTTGACGCCGTCCTCCTCGAGCTGGGCCAGGCAGCGGACGTAGATCGAGAGCCGGCGGACGGTCATCTCCGGGATCTTGGCGATGCGGGATGATGAGCGCGGCATCCGGAGCGGAAGCCGGGCGGGCGGATCCCTCCGGGGGGCCACCCGCCCGGCTCCCGTGACCCCTATTTGAACGGATTCGCGAAGAGCAGGATGATCGCGATCACCAGGGTGTAGATCGCCAGCGACTCGATGAGGGCCAGACCGATGATCATGGCGGTCTGGATGCGGGCGGCGGCGCCGGGCTGCCGCGCGATCCCCTCCACCGCCGACGCGATCGCCCGGCCCTGGCCCAAGCCGCAGAGGCCCGCCGCCAGCGCCATGCCGATCCCGGCCGCGATCACGGTGAACGGCCCGACCCAGGATGCTTGCGCGCCTGCCGCGGCGGCGGCTTGCTGGGCGGACGCCACGCCGCCCGCCAGACCCCCGACCAGCACCAGCATCATCAGGACGATTCGCACAGTCCCTACCTCCTTTCCCGCCCGCGCGCGCGAGCGAGCCGATCAGTGGTGGGCCGCCGCCTCGCCGTGAGCCGCCGGCCCATGAGCCGGGGCGTGCTCGTGCTCGGCCGCCAGGGCCCCCGCGATGTACAGCATCGAGAGCATGACGAAGATGAAGGCCTGGAGGAACGCGACCAGGAGCTTCAACGGAAAAAGGAAGCCCACCGTGAAGGCGATGGCCACGATCGTCCCGAACCCCCCGATCAGCCATCCGAACACCCCGGCCGCGCCCGACAGGGCCCAGGTCGAGAGACCCACCGTCATGAAGAAGACGATCGAGAGCAGGATGTGCCCGCCCAGCATGTTGCCGAACAGCCGCAAGGTGAGCGACAGCGGCCGGGCGAGGTGACTGATCAGCTCGATCGGGACCATGAGCGGCGCCAGGGCCGGCATGGGGCCGGCGAAGTGCTTGAGGTACGCCCACAGGCCGTGCTGCCGGATCCCGATCCAGTGGTAGGTGAAGAACACGACCAGCGCGCAGGAGGCAGTCGTGTTGACATTATCGGTCGGGGCCGTGAAGCCCGGCACCAGGCCCAGCAGGTTCGACGCGAAGATGTACAGGCCGAGGGTGGCGATCAGCGGCAGGTAGCGTCGGCCTTCGGGGCCAATCACGTCGTCGATGAGGCCGAGGATGAACTCGAGCGCCGCCTCCATCGCGTTCTGAAGCCCGGTGGGGACCAGGGCGGGCCGCCGGGCGGCGGCGAGGGCGAGGGCGGTGAGGATCACCATGACCACCCAGGTGAAGGCCACGTGGTGCGGGACACCGAAGGTGTTGAAAATGGGCGGCTCGAGCGCTTCCACCGAGGGTCAGTCCAGCTCGGGGCGGGAGCGCCTGCTGCCGCTCCCCCCCAACCCCCCCCACCAGCAACCCGCTGCTTGCAGCGGTCTCCGCACGGCGACGTCCCGCATCAATGCCTTCACGCCTCTCAGGCGAGCCGGGCCACGCGGAGGCCTTCCGTCACGACCGCGACCGGCAGGGCTGCCAGCGCCACCAGCAAGCCCACCAGCCCGAGCCATCCGGCGCCGGCG
This Candidatus Methylomirabilota bacterium DNA region includes the following protein-coding sequences:
- a CDS encoding redox-sensing transcriptional repressor Rex; translation: MPRSSSRIAKIPEMTVRRLSIYVRCLAQLEEDGVKTISSQELAERFHLNSAQVRKDLAYFGEFGIRGIGYYVQNLRAELQRLLGLDREWRVVLVGFGNLGSALFNYRGFTRQGFRIAAIVDDDPGKAGRTVNGLQIAPLAELPRVVKQHGIQIAVIAVPAEAAQGIVERLVASGVRAILNFAPVRLNVPKDVRLQNVDLSIELENLSFHLAQGGR
- the mfd gene encoding transcription-repair coupling factor, whose product is MSLLLTSPTTLLEWGDLARAREAIHRGADRVVLEGLWGSAKALALAGLLPADGPACVLVPAGLAVPRVVDDLRAFVTLLGVKAPEDIAAFPAPHTALWRGGADREEEAERAALLGRLLQGAPLWLVTTPRGVMGALPVPDLVGRQRLTIAVRDALDRDALLDHLTAAGYERVQTVGEVGQWSVRGGIVDLFSPTRPTPVRLEFDGDVVESIRAFDPSSQRSTESLSSVAVLPMVPGEGAATLLGYLPREAVCVVEDPQLLEPAPDEPDLGAAIAGHPRVECGLLVTGGPDAFRLETRSVATFRGQFRRLVAELAAWRAEGFRVRLMAGEAPTAARLREILGDHELDAPVVPALLGPESLAVVIGGAHAGFECPALGLVCLTETELFGARRTPRRQPAYHRGSGISAFTDLAPGDLVVHVEHGIGRYGGLVTLTVDRQEADYLLLDYAEGDRLYLPVQRMAAVSKYVGGGEGPARIDKLGGTSWQKTKESVRASVRQIAGDLLRLYAARQVLEGFAIGPDTPWQHEFEAAFAFEETPDQLEAIAQVRADLERPRPMDRLVCGDVGYGKTEVAMRAAMKVATDGRQVAVLVPTTILAQQHATTFRERFTPYPLRVEMLSRFRSPREQKAVLAGLANGTVDVVIGTHRLLSKDVTFKDLGLLVVDEEHRFGVTHKERLKQLRKTVHVLTLTATPIPRTLSMALSGIRDLSVIETPPADRLSVETVVCRFDTHVIKDAIERELSRGGQVFVVHNRIQSLPALTRLLQRLAPRARLAMAHGQMPEAQLERTMTRYVAGEFDVLVSTAIVESGLDIPASNTIVINRADRLGLAQLYQLRGRVGRDRLQAYAYLLIPADGRVDETAAKRLRVIQELTELGSGLKVALRDLEIRGAGNLLGAEQHGQIEAVGFDLYLKLLDQAVRELKGEPVEEELDPVVTVEAAAYLPEHYVPEAAQRLGLYKRLAGARRQVEVEEVRAELKDRFGPLPAAAQQLLDVVVLRVTAKALRIEKLEVRGGRALVTFAPGTAVTPARLLTLLRAQPKRLRLVREFVLEATVPAAPWRDTHAALLRLLTELA
- the prfA gene encoding peptide chain release factor 1, whose product is MFDKLRQIESRYEQLGRQLAESASAQQGGARAEYARLAKARADLEEVVTAFGEYKTVLARIEEAQHILGEDGDAELHELAEAELLTLRAREAELERQLKSLLLPKDPADEKSVFCEIRAGAGGDEAALFAADLARMYARYAERRGWRVEIIDSHPTGQGGFKEIIFAIHGKGAWSRLKFERGVHRVQRIPVTESAGRIHTSTVTVAVLPEAEEVEVRIDDKDLKIDVYRSSGPGGQGVNTTDSAVRITHSPTGLVVTCQDERSQVKNRAKALRVLRARLLERAQEEQRSQIAADRRSQVGTGERSERIRTYNFPQGRVTDHRIGLTLHRLPDVLEGDLDELVDALLESERAAQLESVSS
- the atpB gene encoding F0F1 ATP synthase subunit A, which gives rise to MEALEPPIFNTFGVPHHVAFTWVVMVILTALALAAARRPALVPTGLQNAMEAALEFILGLIDDVIGPEGRRYLPLIATLGLYIFASNLLGLVPGFTAPTDNVNTTASCALVVFFTYHWIGIRQHGLWAYLKHFAGPMPALAPLMVPIELISHLARPLSLTLRLFGNMLGGHILLSIVFFMTVGLSTWALSGAAGVFGWLIGGFGTIVAIAFTVGFLFPLKLLVAFLQAFIFVMLSMLYIAGALAAEHEHAPAHGPAAHGEAAAHH
- the atpE gene encoding ATP synthase F0 subunit C — its product is MIAAGIGMALAAGLCGLGQGRAIASAVEGIARQPGAAARIQTAMIIGLALIESLAIYTLVIAIILLFANPFK
- the rpmE gene encoding 50S ribosomal protein L31 — its product is MKAAIHPEYVETTITCACGEVIHTRSTRPNIRVEICSKCHPFFTGKQKLVDTAGRVERFQRKYGRKQQA
- a CDS encoding peptidylprolyl isomerase: MRHWLRWLTALALVGALAGCRGTPPALPPVPATSGSLLLPAAAAPAVPPDQSVVDRVVAVVNEDVIMMSELQEALILYLRETKEAAPATSTAVLELQQKVLTRMVEHRLQVQEARREKVEVTDEEVQQTLDDFVRKNGGDRPQIEEQLRGQGLTWEGLRREMRDQLMVQKIRSRRVTRRANVTESEVDAYVAANRDKLEHDLKYRPRHIAVLAEPPDSGAAWERAKAEAEALAVRLRNGADFAELAQEYSKDGSAAAGGDLGWLRRGELQALFEEPILRLGKGEVTEPVRSAAGYHLFKLEDREEVTPEMLAQLRQQARDILLQRKAQARFDEWVQRLREKALIVERL
- the rho gene encoding transcription termination factor Rho is translated as MNLTELKEKAIPELNAIARDLGIQGISGLRKQELIFKILQSQAERDGLIFAEGVLEVLPDGFGFLRAPDYNYLPGPDDIYVSPSQIRRFDLRTGDTISGQVRPPKDSERYFALLKVEAINYESPEAAKDKILFDNLTPLYPMERIRLEHDSEDLSTRVMDLLTPIGKGQRGLIVAAPRTGKTMLLQAIANAIAKNHPEIYLIVLLIDERPEEVTDMQRNVKGEVISSTFDEPPARHVQVADMVVEKAKRLVEHKKDVVILLDSITRFSRAHNAVIPPSGKVLSGGLDANALQRPRRFFATARNIEEGGSLTILATAIIDTGSRMDDVIFEEFKGTGNMEVHLDRRLMDKRVFPTINLEQSGTRKEELLIEKDDLQRIWLLRKALSQLNPVEAMELLLDKLKMTKTNKEFLNSMSSLG